One window of the Runella slithyformis DSM 19594 genome contains the following:
- a CDS encoding citrate synthase: MSDKAQLILDGKTYEFPTIEGTEQEKAIDINSLRDSTGYITIDSGYKNTGATKSAITFLDGEEGILRYRGYSIEELAEKATFLEVAYLLIYGELPTQAQYEHFEHAIRTHTLVNEDMRKIFEGFPVNAHPMGVLSSLVSAMSAFYPDSYDDKAPDSTETHIIRLMAKLPTIATWSFKKSQGHPVNYPKNDLDYCSNFLHMMFALPVEDYKVDPVVSKALNKLLILHADHEQNCSTSTVRLVGSSKANIYSSISAGICALWGPLHGGANQEVIEMLEDIKADGGDVAKYVDMAKNAKTSGFRLFGFGHRVYKNFDPRAKIIKKAADDVLEKLGVNDPVLDIAKGLEEAALNDPYFVSRRLYPNVDFYSGIIYRALGIPTNMFTVMFALGRLPGWIAQWKEMRENKEPIGRPRQIYTGATLRSFVPMSER; this comes from the coding sequence ATGTCAGATAAAGCCCAACTTATATTAGACGGAAAAACCTACGAGTTCCCTACCATCGAAGGGACCGAGCAAGAAAAAGCAATTGATATTAATTCCCTACGAGACTCAACGGGCTATATTACCATTGATAGCGGTTACAAAAACACCGGAGCCACTAAAAGTGCCATTACTTTTTTGGACGGAGAAGAAGGGATCTTACGCTATCGGGGCTATTCGATTGAGGAATTGGCCGAAAAAGCCACCTTTTTGGAAGTGGCTTATCTATTAATCTATGGTGAGTTGCCCACTCAGGCCCAATACGAACATTTCGAACACGCAATCCGTACCCATACGCTTGTCAATGAAGACATGCGCAAAATTTTTGAAGGATTCCCCGTCAATGCGCACCCCATGGGCGTTCTGTCGTCGTTGGTCAGTGCCATGAGTGCCTTCTATCCGGATTCCTACGACGATAAGGCCCCCGACAGCACCGAAACGCATATCATTCGATTGATGGCAAAATTGCCGACGATCGCTACCTGGTCGTTCAAGAAGTCGCAGGGGCATCCGGTCAATTACCCTAAAAATGACCTGGATTATTGCTCAAACTTCCTTCACATGATGTTTGCGCTGCCCGTAGAAGACTATAAAGTGGACCCGGTGGTCTCAAAGGCATTGAACAAACTGTTGATTCTCCACGCTGATCACGAGCAAAACTGCTCTACATCTACTGTACGTTTGGTAGGTTCATCAAAAGCCAATATTTATTCTTCGATCTCGGCCGGTATCTGTGCTTTGTGGGGGCCTCTCCACGGCGGAGCCAACCAGGAAGTAATCGAAATGCTGGAAGATATCAAAGCCGACGGCGGCGATGTAGCCAAGTATGTCGACATGGCCAAGAATGCCAAAACAAGCGGATTCCGTTTGTTCGGGTTCGGTCACCGCGTGTACAAAAATTTTGACCCTCGCGCCAAAATCATCAAAAAAGCCGCAGATGACGTACTGGAAAAACTGGGCGTTAACGACCCGGTGCTGGACATTGCCAAAGGACTGGAAGAAGCGGCATTGAATGACCCGTACTTTGTAAGTCGTCGTTTATATCCAAACGTTGATTTTTATTCAGGCATTATTTACCGCGCCCTTGGCATTCCAACCAACATGTTCACGGTGATGTTTGCCTTAGGGCGTTTGCCGGGCTGGATCGCACAATGGAAAGAAATGCGCGAAAACAAAGAGCCGATCGGCCGCCCGCGTCAGATCTATACCGGCGCTACCCTGCGTTCTTTTGTGCCGATGAGTGAAAGATAA
- a CDS encoding metal-dependent hydrolase family protein, protein MNKILFLPNKRLVKISHKLSSAVSVWHPPSFPTFAEYITPFTRLKRSLAFIGVLSLIHCTGMAQNSFLLKPDRVFDGLEIHEGWRVWVRDEKIVLVGEQKTVEAEAHKSQTSGRNPLQIIDLKGCTLLPGFIEGHSHLFLHPYNETTWDDQVLKEARSLRTARATLHAQKTLMAGFTTVRDLGTEGAEFDDVGLKQAIHQGIIPGPRMIIATKALIATGSYAPKGFSPDIDVPQGAEEADGHDRLIQAVRRQIGKGADVIKIYADYRWGLMGEARPTFLLDEIKLIVETARSSGRPTIAHAGSAEGMRRAILGGCETLEHGDAGTPEIFSLMHDKGVALCPTLAAGDAVAQYRGWKKGTDQEPERIKNKRITFKQALDAGVTICFGGDVGVFSHGDNAREMEMMVDYGMKPIDVLRSATSTNAQIFHLSQAGNVKANFWADLVAVEGRPEEHISDVRKVKFVMKNGVIFRHDTSLNPMPAK, encoded by the coding sequence ATGAACAAAATTTTATTTTTACCAAACAAACGTTTGGTAAAAATATCTCATAAACTTTCTTCGGCTGTTTCGGTTTGGCATCCCCCATCCTTTCCTACCTTTGCTGAATACATAACCCCCTTTACACGTTTGAAACGCTCACTCGCCTTTATTGGAGTTTTATCGCTCATTCACTGCACAGGAATGGCCCAAAATTCTTTTTTACTCAAACCCGACCGGGTCTTTGACGGTCTGGAGATACACGAAGGCTGGAGGGTATGGGTCAGGGACGAAAAAATCGTTTTGGTGGGGGAACAAAAAACCGTAGAGGCAGAAGCCCATAAGTCACAAACGTCCGGCAGGAATCCTTTGCAGATTATTGACCTGAAAGGCTGTACTCTACTGCCGGGTTTTATTGAAGGACATTCGCATCTGTTTTTACACCCGTACAATGAAACCACCTGGGACGATCAGGTCCTGAAAGAAGCCCGTTCCCTTCGCACCGCCCGCGCTACCCTGCACGCCCAAAAAACATTGATGGCCGGCTTCACTACCGTCCGCGACTTAGGCACCGAAGGGGCGGAGTTTGACGATGTGGGCCTTAAACAGGCCATCCATCAGGGAATCATTCCCGGACCGCGCATGATCATTGCCACCAAAGCCCTTATTGCGACGGGCAGCTATGCGCCCAAAGGGTTCAGTCCTGACATAGACGTTCCACAGGGAGCCGAAGAAGCCGACGGTCACGACCGCCTCATTCAGGCCGTACGCCGGCAAATCGGCAAGGGAGCCGACGTGATTAAAATTTACGCGGATTATCGCTGGGGCCTGATGGGCGAAGCCCGCCCTACTTTTTTGCTGGATGAGATCAAACTCATCGTCGAAACGGCCCGAAGCAGCGGTCGTCCTACCATCGCCCACGCGGGCAGTGCTGAAGGAATGCGTCGCGCCATTTTGGGCGGTTGCGAAACCCTCGAACACGGCGACGCGGGCACGCCGGAAATTTTTTCGCTGATGCACGATAAAGGCGTGGCGTTATGCCCTACCTTAGCTGCCGGTGACGCTGTGGCGCAATACCGAGGTTGGAAAAAAGGCACTGATCAGGAGCCGGAACGTATTAAAAATAAACGCATTACCTTTAAACAGGCATTGGACGCCGGCGTAACGATCTGCTTCGGCGGGGATGTTGGTGTATTTTCTCACGGGGATAACGCCCGCGAGATGGAAATGATGGTCGACTACGGCATGAAACCCATCGACGTATTGCGCTCGGCCACCTCCACCAACGCCCAAATTTTTCATTTGAGCCAAGCCGGAAATGTCAAAGCCAACTTTTGGGCCGATTTGGTAGCGGTAGAAGGCCGCCCCGAAGAGCACATCAGCGATGTTCGTAAAGTGAAGTTTGTGATGAAAAACGGGGTCATTTTTCGTCATGACACCTCTCTCAATCCAATGCCTGCGAAATAA